The nucleotide window CACTAATATCTAACATGCttctaaaaacatcagtgtttaCAAATGTTCACATCTAAATTGAGGGCATTTCATTTCACCATCAGCAGTGTGGTGGTAAACATGTTATTGTCCTGGACAACAGTTTATCTTGGCATTGGTCTTATTTGTGTCTAATACTGCAAATCTTGTGAGAAATGCCAGACTTTCTCAAAGCAAACAGCTGGGCCAGTAAAGATTGCCAAACTCTTGAAGTCTGTCAAATCAGTTTCAGTAAATGTGGGATGTTCATTGGTAAAGAAAACTACatatattttttgaaaactgcacATATTTTTTAGAACTGCTTTGAAGCTAAAGGAGAATTTACACTTTGTTTTCCTCTAAGGCTCAGCAAAGCCTGGAGCAGCTCTTATTTTATCCAAACCAACTTTGCCGCTCTCTGATGATACGTTCATTACATTGCAATAGGTGATATATCAAATGTCTATTTTTGCCATATCTGTGTGGTGAATTTCCTCTTGATATTTATGTTTCTATATGTTTTATTGTAGGAGAAATTCCAAACATTTCAGTTAAGTCTTAAAATTGCTCCAGATGAAGGAGAAAGCCTTCATCAGAAGAGGAATGGTCTGACTGACAGGTCAGCTTCAGAATAAAGCCCAGCCTGAAAAACAACCGTCCAGATTCTTTCCACAACCAGAAGAAATGAGCTCTGAGAGACCTTCCAACCTAATCAAACACCCAGGGCAGACAAGCATTCCTTCCCTTGAAAATATAAGTGATTTCTCCTTAAATATCACTGATTGCACCCAGGTCGTGGTGCCAGAGGaagtttttttcactgttgctgctgctggaatACTGGAAAATCTGCTTGTCCTTATTGCTGTTGTTAGAAATAAGAATTTGCATTTGCCCATGTACTTCTTTATTTGCAGTTTAGCCATTTCAGACATGTTAGGTAGCTTGTACAAAACTCTGGAGAACATCTTTATCATCTTGTGCAAAATGGGATACCTGACACGTCGTGGGGATTTTGAGAAAAAGCTGGATGATGCCATGGATTCCATGTTCATTCTGTCTTTACTGGGGTCAATTTTCAGCTTGTTAGCTATTGCAGCAGACAGATACATCACTATCTTCTACGCTTTGCGTTACCATAATATCATGACACTAAGAAGGGCCTTGGTTATCCTGGCAATCATTTGG belongs to Haliaeetus albicilla chromosome 3, bHalAlb1.1, whole genome shotgun sequence and includes:
- the MC2R gene encoding adrenocorticotropic hormone receptor; the encoded protein is MSSERPSNLIKHPGQTSIPSLENISDFSLNITDCTQVVVPEEVFFTVAAAGILENLLVLIAVVRNKNLHLPMYFFICSLAISDMLGSLYKTLENIFIILCKMGYLTRRGDFEKKLDDAMDSMFILSLLGSIFSLLAIAADRYITIFYALRYHNIMTLRRALVILAIIWTFCAGSSIAIALFSYEAATVIPFTILFPLMMFFILCLYVHMFLLARSHAKKIASLPTSTVHQRTNMKGAITLTIFLGVFLCCWAPFVLHILLARFCPHNPYCACYMSIFHVNGTLIMCNAIINPMIFAFRSPELRSTFKKMFCCARSNWNW